In the genome of Synechococcus sp. CB0101, the window GCCCTAACAAGCCATCGAATTGGATCGTCTCCTGCAGATCGTCCAGCTCAATGCAAATAGCCCGGTAGAGGCAAAAGTCGCGCAGGCTGAGCTCAGCGAGGTGCCGACGGCGCGAAGGATCCATAGAGGACAACCTGCGCAGATCGACAGGGGTCGACAGGCCACAGCTGCAGATTTGCAGCCCATCGACTGAAACTTAAAAGGGGCCTTCCAGCCCCAATGGATCATTTGGTTGATAAGGCTGATCTCACCCCATCTCCCTTATTAGGGTCAGGCGGCCACAGGGGCGGTCTGACGGGAGAAACGAACGATGTTGTTCGCTGTTACGTGTTTGCTCTGACCGAGCAGGCTTCAGTCACCCTCCTCATGCCCCGTCGAAACCATTGCAGCCCCGAAAAGTGGAGCTGAGCGGAATCGAACCGCTGTCCGAAACACTGGTGTGAGCCACCTAGTCCGGCCGAAACCGGACTCCTTCATTGTGGCAGTAGCCAGTGCAGGGCGCAGGGGTGGGCATGACCGAACAGCAGCTGATCCAGTGCACCGCGGTGCTGCCTCCAGGGCTGGAGGCCTGCGGCGCCGAGGAGCTGAGTGAGCTCGGCGCCACCGGGGTGAAGGCGCTGCATCGCGCCGTGGGCTTTCGCATCGATCTGGCCGGCTTCTACCGGCTGCAACTGCAAGCCCGGCTGCCCTTCCGGGTGCTGCGCCAGCTGGCGGTGTTTCCCTGCCGCAACCGCGAGGAGCTTTACGCCGGCGTGCAGCGCGCCGCCGACTGGGAACAGTGGCTGCCTCCAGAGCTCAGCTTCCGCGTGGATGCCAGCGGCAGCCTGCCGGGCCTCACCCACAGCCACTACAGCGCACTCCAGGTGAAAAACGCCCTGGTGGATTGGCAACGGCAGCGCTGGGGCGAGCGCTCGTCTGTGGATCTGGACGACCCCGATCTCTCCATCCATGTGCACCTTGGGGGCGGGCAAGCGCGGCTGAGCGTGGATGGCAGCGGTGAGAGCCTGCACCGGCGCGGTTACCGCCCGCGCATGGGCCTGGCACCGCTGAAAGAAAACCTGGCTGCCGGATTGATCCGGCTCACCGGCTGGGATGGCCATCTGCCGCTGGCCGATCCGCTTTGCGGTTCAGGCACCTTGCTGATCGAAGCGGCCTGCATGGCCCTGGGCCGCGCCCCGGGCATGGAGCATCGCTTTGCCCTGGAGCGTTGGCCCGACTTCGATGGCCGGCTGTGGAGCCAAGCGCTGGAGCAAGCCAGCCAAGCAGAGCGCGATCAGCTGGCCGATGGCACGCCATTGGCCCCCGTCGTGGGCCTGGAACTCGATGGCGCAGTGGTCGATCAGGCCCGCAGCAATGCCGAAGCCGCTGGCGTGGGCAACGCGGTGAGCCTCCAGTGCGGCGACTTCCGCAGCTTCGATCCGCCTGCTGGCCCTGGCGTGGTGGTGTGCAATCCCCCCTATGGCGAACGCATCGGCGAGCGCGATGAGCTGGAGCAGCTCTATGCCGACCTGGGGCAGATGGTGAAGGAGCGCTGCAGCGGCTGGGATTTCTGGCTGCTCAGCGGCAACCCGGAGCTCACAGGTGCCTTGCGGATGAAAGCCAGCCGGCGCATTCCGGTGAGCAACGGCGGCATTGATTGCCGCTGGCTGCACTACGCCATCCGATAAGGCCCGAGAATCCACTCACGTGCACTCGCTCTATGCCACAGCTCTTCGCGCTGCTTCTCGGCAGCACCGCTGAGGCAGCCAGGCCAGCGCTGCAGGCGATCCCCTTGGAAGCCCAGTTGCTGTTCATCGGCGTTGTGTTTCTGGGCACGTTGATCATCAGCCGCTTTTCGATTCGAATCGGCATTCCGGCAGTGCTTGGCGTGCTGGTTTTAGGGCTCATGATCAACATCCAGGGGCTCGATGTTGGCCACACCGAGGTGGAGAGCGTGCATACCTTTGCACTCGCACTGCTGCTGTTCTACGCCGGCCTCACCACCGACATCCAAGCAATTCGAGGCTTTGTGGAGTATGGATTGATCCTGGCCATTGGCGGCGTGGCCATTTCAACCTTGGTGCTGGGAACCGCCATTTTCTGGTTGTGCTCGGCCACCGGCCTCACCCTGGCCCCTGGCCTCAACGAAACCATGCCGATCGGCGCCGCTTTTCTGGTGGCGGCATGCCTGGGGTCAACCGATGCGGGAGCCACGCTGAGCGTTCTGCGCCAGGTGCAACGACTCGTACCCGAACGCGTTCGCCATCTCCTCGAGTTCGAGTCGTCGGTGAATGACCCCGCCGCACTCATCTTGTACAGCATTTGCCTGAGCCTATTTGCTGTGAGCCACAGCCAAACAGAGCCATTAACGGGCTCCATGCATGGCATGGTGGTGGACGCCTTCGGCGACCTGCTGCAAAAGCTCGGCTCAGGGCTACTGGTTGGCGTGGGGTTTGGCTACATCGCTAAAATCATTGTTAATCGCTTTGTCGTTGACAAAGAGCAGCTGCTGATCGTTGCGATGTCGCTGGCATTCATGGATTACGGCTGCGCCCACTTCCTCGACGGATCAGGGTACGTAGCGGTCTATGTGACAGGCGTGTTCATGACCAACCTGCACTACAAAGACCCCCGGTTCAATCACGAAACCATCCACAGGGTGCTTCTCCCCTTCAACACCATGACGGAGATCAGCATCTTCCTTCTATTCGGCCTGGTGGTGAATCCCGCCGATCTGTTGCCCTGCCTGCCTGCGGGTCTGGGCACCGCCGCCGCACTGATGCTGCTGGCTCGCCCCCTCAGCGTGGCCTGCTTCCAACGGTTCTCGCCGTTCAATCGGCGCGATTCAACCCTGATTGCCTGGTGCGGCCTGCGCGGTGCCGTTCCTTTGGCTCTGTCATTTCAAGTGAGTGTTGCGATCCCCACGCTCAAGGGGCTGGACCCAGCGATCAGCACCGAATTGTCGCAGAACTGTCAGAGCATCGTGTTCATCGCCGTGATGGCCAACCTGTTGATCCAGGGGCTATCCCTGCCCCCGATCTGCCGCTGGCTCAACGCCCCACCAGCGCCCGCGTCGTCTTCGTGAGGCCAGCCATCGTTTCCGGCAGGTAAGGCCCCTTGGTGAGCTGACCGCCAATACGCAGCATCACCCCACTCAGAACCAGGTTCACCACCGCAAACGCCCCCAGCGCCGCCATCCAGCTCCAGCTCTTCACCAACACCAGCCAGCACAGCAGCGCAATCTCCCCAGCGAGCAGCGCCGTGAGCAGAGCCGCCAACCCACCGCCGAGCAGCACCAAGCCAATGATCAGGCGGCGCTTCTCCCGATCCACCTCCTTGAGGGCGATGCGCACATGCAGATCCATCACGGAGGTCACCAACCCCGTGATGCGTGAAGCCGCCTCCAGCGGCAGCCCCCGGCGGCGCTGCTCGCGGCCGTTTCCGCTGCTCTCGCTCATGCCGAACGCCGGCCCGAGGCCAGCAGCACACCCAGCAACACCCCCACACCCGCGGCAATGCCGAGGGCCATCAGCGGCCTCTCACGCACAGGCTTCTCAATCCGGGGGCGCAGGGTGGCATTGAGATCGTCGAGCAACTGCTCGAGCTGCTCCTCTAGGGGCCGCAGTGAATCCGCGAGGTGATGGGCCTGATCGCCCGTTACCTGCACCAGCTCCAGCAACTGCTCCTTCACGCCCTCGCTGGTGCGGCCCGTCTGACGGGCGATCACCTCCACCACCGTGTCAAAACTGCCGCGGGTCGCCTCAAGGGTGTGCCGCGCCACCTCAGGCCATTCCCGCTGAATGGAGGGCAGCAGGCTCTCGAAGCGATCGCGGAACTGGTGCGCCGCGGCCGCGGGAGTGTCCACGGCTGGAGCGGGGCCCTGAGGCTCAGCGGTGGTGTCGCCGGCGGGATTTGGATCCATGGCGAAACAAGCCTGGATGGCTGGAAGCTGCGCCCAACCTAAGGACGGCGTCTTGAAAACGTCAGGGGGTCCGCTACTTTGCAGCTGCTCGGCGCTCGGGCCTGTTGGTTCACATCAATCAGGTAGAGCTGACGCACTTCAAGTCGTTCGGGGGGTCGATGACCATCCCCCTCGAGCAGGGCTTCACGGTGGTGACCGGCCCCAACGGCAGCGGCAAGAGCAACATCCTTGACGGCGTGCTGTTCTGCCTGGGCCTGGCCAGCAGCCGCGGCATGCGGGCCGAACGCCTGCCCGATCTGGTCAACAGCGCCATGCTCAAGCAGGGCAAGGCGGCTGAAACCGTGGTGACGGTGCGCTTTGACCTGCGCGACTGGCAGCCCGATGAGGCGGAAGCAGGGCTGGAAGCCCCCGAGGAGGGGCCCTGGATCCAACCAGGCCAGCAGGAATGGTCGGTGACCCGCCGGCTGCGCATCGCCCCCGGCGGCACCTACGCCAGCAGCTACAGCGCCGATGGCGTGGCCTGCAACCTCCAGCAGCTGCAAACCCAGCTGCGCCGCCTGCGGGTGGATCCCGAGGGCAGCAATGTGGTGATGCAGGGCGACGTGACCCGCATCGTGTCGATGAGCGCCAAGGAGCGGCGCGGCATCATCGACGAACTGGCCGGTGTGGCCCTGTTCGATTCCCGCATCGAGCAGACCCGCAGCAAGCTCGCAGAGGTGCAGGACCGCGAGGAGCGCTGCGCCATCGTGCAGCAAGAGCTGCTGGTATCGCGCCAGAAGCTGGAGCGCGACTGCGCCAAAGCCCGCACCTACCAAGACCTGCGCGAGCGCTTCCAGCGAGGCCGATTGCAGGAGCAGGTGCTGGGCTTTGAGCAGGCCCAGGAGGAGCAGCGGCAGCTGCAGAGCCGCCAGGAGGCCTTGGGCCGCCAGCAGCAGAGCGAACGCGCCGCCATCAGCGAAGCCAAAACCGCCCTGGAGCAATCGGCCAAAGCGCTGGAAGCGCTGCAGGCCGAGGTGAAAGCCCTCGGGGAAGACAGCCTGCTGGCGGTGCAATCGGAACTGGCCGGCCTGGAGGCCAGCGGCCGCGAGCTGGCCCGCCAAGCCGAGAAGCATCAACTGAGCGCTGAAGAGCTGCAGCGCCAGCGCCAGCAGTTGGCACGCCAGCAGGGCGAGCTGCGCCAGCAGCAAAACCAGCTGGCCGCTCCCGACGATGAAGCCGCCCTGGAGCAGGCCGAAAGCAGCTGCCGCAGCGCCGAATCAGCCGTGGAACTCTCGCGCCGCCGCCTCGGCGAAGTGGCCGGCCGCAGCGGCAGCTGGATGGAGGAGCAGAAGCAGCGCAGCCAGCGGCGCCAGGAGCTGCAGGCCCGGCTCTCACCCCTGCAGGCTGAGCAGCAACAGCTGGCGGCGCGGCTGCAGCAGGAGCAGGAGCGGCTGAGCGAACTGCAGCAGGAGCAGGCCGATGACGCCGCAAGCAGCGATGGTGTGGCCAGCGCCCTCAGCCAGCTGGAGCGCGAATGGCAGCAGCTGCTCACCGAGTTGCAACAGCAGCAGGGCCGGGCCCAGGAGCTGGCAGAGGCCCTCGCCCTGCAGCAGCGCACCCGCCAACGGCTGGAGCAGGAGCAGGTGACTCTTGAGCGCGAGATCGCCCGCCTCGAATCGCGCCGCGAAACCATCCAGGAGAGCCGCGGCACCGGCGCCCTGCGCCTGCTGCTGGAAGCCGGTCTCGACGGCATCCATGGCCCAGTGGCCCAGCTGGGTGAAGTGGAAGAGTTGCACCGGCTGGCACTCGAGGTGGCGGCCGGAGCGCGGCTCGGCCAGGTGGTGGTCGACGACGACCGCATCGCCGCGCGAGCGATCGAGCTGCTCAAGAGTCGCCGCGCTGGTCGCCTCACCTTCCTGCCCCTCAACAAAATCCGCGGCGGCGCCAGCTCCAGCGGCAACAGCGCGGCCTTCCAGCGCGGCAGCAACCCAGGTGGCAGCGGTGGCGATGGCCTGGTGGGCCGGGCAGTGGAGCTGGTGCGCTTCGAACCGGTCTACGGCGAAGTGTTCCGCTACGTGTTCGGCGACACGCTGGTGTTCCGGGATCTGGCCAGCGCCCGCCGTGAACTGGGCCGCGCCCGCGCCGTGACCCTCGATGGCGAGTTGCTCGAGAAGAGCGGTGCCATGACCGGCGGCAGCTTCCAGCAGCGGGGCAACCAGCTCAGCTTCGGGGCCGCCAGCGACGCCGATGAAGCCGAGCCCCTGCGCCGGCGTCTGCTGGAGCTGGGCGAAACCCTCGCCGCCAGCCGCCGCAAAGAAGCCGACCTGGGCCGCCAACTGGAAGAACTGCGCCCGCAGCTGAGCCGCCTCGAGCAGCGCCGCGCTGCCCTCGATGCCGAACGCAGCGCCGCCCAGCGGGCCCACGGCCCCCTGCAGCAGCGCCGCGACCAAATGCTCACGCGCATTCAGCAGATCGAGGCGGATCTGGGCAGCGGCCAGCAGCGGCTGCAAACCCTTGCGAGCGAGCTGGCACCCCTGCAGCAAAGCCTGCAGGAACTGGAGGCGCAGGAAGCCAGCGCCCAGGCCAGCGGCGACAGCGAGCGTTGGCAGGGGCTACAGCAGGAGTTGGAGGCCGCCGATGCCGCCCTCACCGCCGCCCGCCAGCAACGCGACGCGGCCTGCTCGCCGCCCGGCGGGAACGGGGCCTGGCAGCCGAGCGGGTGGCCAGCCAACTGCAAGCCCTCACCGGCGAGGAGCAGCGCCTGGTGCAAGCCGTGAATGCCCTGGTGGCTGAGCGGGCGGCCTGGAAGGAGCAGCAGCAGGCCGATCAAGCCAAACGCAGCGAGCTGGAAGAGCGGCAACAGGAGCTGCAGGCGCGCTTCGGCGAGCGGCGGCGCGCCCGTGATGAAGCGGAAGCGCAGCTCTCACGCCAACGCCAAACGCTTCAGCAGCAGGAATGGGAACTGCAGCGCCTCGGCGAGGAACTAACCGCCCTGGCGGAGCAGGAACGCAGCGGCGCCCTGCGGCTTGAGCAACTGCAACGGGAGCTGCCCGATCCGCTGCCGGAGATTCCCGAAGACGTTCGCGAGAACGGTCTTGAAGCGCTGCAGGCCGAACTCAAGAGCCTCCAAGCCCGCATGGAAGCCCTGGAGCCGGTGAACATGCTCGCCCTGCAGGAGCTCGAAGAGCTGGAAGCCCGCCTCGCCGATCTGCAGGAGCGGCTCGATGTGCTCTGCAAGGAGCGCGAGGAGCTGCTGCTGCGCATCGAAACGGTGGCCACCCTGCGGCAAGAGGCCTTCATGGAGGCCTTCAAGGCTGTGGATGGTCACTTCCGCGAGATCTTTGCCGGCCTCTCCGATGGCGAAGGGCACCTGCAGCTGGAAAACCCGGAATCGCCCCTCGATGGCGGCCTCAGCCTGGTGGCCCACCCCAAGGGCAAAGCGGTGCGTCGTCTGGCGTCGATGAGCGGCGGCGAGAAATCGCTCACAGCCTTGAGTTTCCTGTTTGCGCTGCAGCGCTTCCGCCCCTCGCCCTTCTATGCCCTCGACGAGGTGGACAGCTTCCTCGATGGCGTGAACGTGGAGCGCCTGGCGACCCTCATCGCCCAGCAAGCCGAAGCCGCCCAGTTTCTGGTGGTGAGTCACCGCCGACCGATGATCGGTGCCGCCACACGCACCATTGGCGTGACCCAGGCCCGCGGCGCCCACACCCAGGTGGTGGGATTACCACCGGCGGCCTGAGGGCAGCACCTTGCCGCTCGGCCACAATGCGCCCATGACAAGCACACCTCCCGGCAGCGACCCGACCGCCACACCCAGTGATCGCCTCTGGCTGCGTTCGGAGCTGATGGGCACCCAGGTGATCACCCGCGACTCCGGCCGCCGGCTGGGTGTGGTGGGCGAAGTGGTCGTGGATATCGACCGGCGTGAGGTGGTGGCGCTGGGCCTACGCGACAACCCACTCACCCGCTTCCTTCCGGGCTTGCCGCGCTGGATGCCGCTGCAAAGCATCCGTCAGGTGGGCGACGTGATCCTGGTGGATTCCGCCGATTCGCTGGCGGAGGGGTTCAACCCCGATCGTTATTCCCGCGTGATCAACTGCCAGGTGATCACCGAAGCGGGCGAGCAGCTGGGCAAGGTGCTCGGCTTCAGCTTCGATATCGAAACGGGTGAACTCACCACCCTGGTGCTGGGCGCGCTGGGCATTCCCCTGCTCGGCGAAGGCGTGCTGAGCACCTGGGAGCTCACGGTGGAGGAAATCGTGAGCAGCGGCCCCGACCGAATCATCGTGTACGAGGGCGCCGAAGAGAAGCTCAAACAGCTGGGCACGGGCCTGCTGGAGAAGCTGGGCGTGGGCGGTCCCAGCTGGGAGGAAGAGGAGCGCGAGCGCTATCGCCTCAACATGGTGCCGGTGGAAAACCAGCTAGCCGCCGGGCAGCCATCGGTGCAGGAGCAACAGCGCCGCATCGAGCCCGCCACCAGCCGCCGCTTCGAGAGCGACGAGGACTACGACTACGTGGAAGTGGAGCAACGCCGCGAGCGCGAACCGCTGCGCCAGCGCCGCTACCTCGATGAGGAACCGATGGAGGCCGCACCGCGGCGTCACTACGACGAGGAGCCACCCACCCGCCGCCGCTACGTGCGCGATGAGGGGCCCGTCGATGTGGAACCGATGGACCCCCGCGATGCCGATCGCTGGTAAGGCAGCCGGCCAGACCGACCAGCCCTACTTGGGCTCGAAATTGAGCGAAGCCGAGTTCACGCAGTAACGCAGGCCGGTGGGATTGGGGCCGTCGTTGAACACATGCCCCAGGTGGGCATCGCACTTGGCGCACTTGATCTCGGTGCGCACCATGCCGTGGCTGCGGTCCTCGAGTGTGGTGATCGCCTCGGGGTTCACCCCTTCCCAGAAGCTGGGCCAGCCGCTGCCCGAGTCGTATTTGGTGTCGGAGCTGAACAGCTCGCTGCCGCAGCAGACGCAGCGATACATCCCCTTGGCCTTGTTATCCCAGTAGATACCGGTGAAGGCGCGCTCAGTGCCCCCCAAGCGCGCCACCTGGAACTGCTCAGGGCTGAGCTGATCGCGCCACTGCTCGTGATCAGCGGGGGATGCGGAAGCCATGCAATGCGGAGATGGGCTGGCCCACAACCTAAAGAGCGCCCTACGCCGGCGGCAGCAGCTCCCGAACCATGCCCGCCAATGCCGCCACGGCACCGGGTTGGCCCCGCAGGCTGCGCAGGTCGTCGCGCATCCCGGCCAGGCGATCCGGGTGAGCGAGCCAATCGGCCGCTTCCTCCGCGATCTGGGCGGGCGTGATCGCTCCCACCCGCTCGGGAACCACCCCGCGGCCCGCGGAAATATTGGGCCAGGCCAAAAAACCGTGATGGCGCATCCGCCAGGCCGTGAGGGCAGCACCCAACAGCCAGCGCAGAATCGGCAGCCGCGCCAGGATCCCCAAACCGCCATC includes:
- a CDS encoding class I SAM-dependent RNA methyltransferase gives rise to the protein MTEQQLIQCTAVLPPGLEACGAEELSELGATGVKALHRAVGFRIDLAGFYRLQLQARLPFRVLRQLAVFPCRNREELYAGVQRAADWEQWLPPELSFRVDASGSLPGLTHSHYSALQVKNALVDWQRQRWGERSSVDLDDPDLSIHVHLGGGQARLSVDGSGESLHRRGYRPRMGLAPLKENLAAGLIRLTGWDGHLPLADPLCGSGTLLIEAACMALGRAPGMEHRFALERWPDFDGRLWSQALEQASQAERDQLADGTPLAPVVGLELDGAVVDQARSNAEAAGVGNAVSLQCGDFRSFDPPAGPGVVVCNPPYGERIGERDELEQLYADLGQMVKERCSGWDFWLLSGNPELTGALRMKASRRIPVSNGGIDCRWLHYAIR
- a CDS encoding PRC-barrel domain-containing protein encodes the protein MTSTPPGSDPTATPSDRLWLRSELMGTQVITRDSGRRLGVVGEVVVDIDRREVVALGLRDNPLTRFLPGLPRWMPLQSIRQVGDVILVDSADSLAEGFNPDRYSRVINCQVITEAGEQLGKVLGFSFDIETGELTTLVLGALGIPLLGEGVLSTWELTVEEIVSSGPDRIIVYEGAEEKLKQLGTGLLEKLGVGGPSWEEEERERYRLNMVPVENQLAAGQPSVQEQQRRIEPATSRRFESDEDYDYVEVEQRREREPLRQRRYLDEEPMEAAPRRHYDEEPPTRRRYVRDEGPVDVEPMDPRDADRW
- the msrB gene encoding peptide-methionine (R)-S-oxide reductase MsrB, which codes for MASASPADHEQWRDQLSPEQFQVARLGGTERAFTGIYWDNKAKGMYRCVCCGSELFSSDTKYDSGSGWPSFWEGVNPEAITTLEDRSHGMVRTEIKCAKCDAHLGHVFNDGPNPTGLRYCVNSASLNFEPK
- a CDS encoding phage holin family protein, with protein sequence MSESSGNGREQRRRGLPLEAASRITGLVTSVMDLHVRIALKEVDREKRRLIIGLVLLGGGLAALLTALLAGEIALLCWLVLVKSWSWMAALGAFAVVNLVLSGVMLRIGGQLTKGPYLPETMAGLTKTTRALVGR
- a CDS encoding DUF883 family protein, which translates into the protein MDPNPAGDTTAEPQGPAPAVDTPAAAAHQFRDRFESLLPSIQREWPEVARHTLEATRGSFDTVVEVIARQTGRTSEGVKEQLLELVQVTGDQAHHLADSLRPLEEQLEQLLDDLNATLRPRIEKPVRERPLMALGIAAGVGVLLGVLLASGRRSA
- a CDS encoding cation:proton antiporter — encoded protein: MPQLFALLLGSTAEAARPALQAIPLEAQLLFIGVVFLGTLIISRFSIRIGIPAVLGVLVLGLMINIQGLDVGHTEVESVHTFALALLLFYAGLTTDIQAIRGFVEYGLILAIGGVAISTLVLGTAIFWLCSATGLTLAPGLNETMPIGAAFLVAACLGSTDAGATLSVLRQVQRLVPERVRHLLEFESSVNDPAALILYSICLSLFAVSHSQTEPLTGSMHGMVVDAFGDLLQKLGSGLLVGVGFGYIAKIIVNRFVVDKEQLLIVAMSLAFMDYGCAHFLDGSGYVAVYVTGVFMTNLHYKDPRFNHETIHRVLLPFNTMTEISIFLLFGLVVNPADLLPCLPAGLGTAAALMLLARPLSVACFQRFSPFNRRDSTLIAWCGLRGAVPLALSFQVSVAIPTLKGLDPAISTELSQNCQSIVFIAVMANLLIQGLSLPPICRWLNAPPAPASSS